Below is a window of Camelina sativa cultivar DH55 chromosome 11, Cs, whole genome shotgun sequence DNA.
CCACTcactaataaacaaaaaacatatactcgtaaataaaataagttttattttttttgaacaacaattaaaataagttttcttGTCATTTTTTCTTTGCACTaatgctatatatttttttgaattaacaTAAACTGTTTCTAccttataataaaaaagaattaatcaGCACAAGGTATGATTAGGCTATAATATAGTGAGACTAGTAGGATGCCTACGTGGCAGTCTAGGGAGCTTCCtgctccaaaaaaaaaaaaaaaaaaaaaaaaaaacattcccNTCCCCTAAAATTGAAACCCTTCTTCTATTActtcttcactctctttctctttttttttctctctctctctctctctctctcgctcttttAATTTTGCCCTCAAAACCCTCCGATTATTACGAAAACGCCACTGCTCCCTCGCTGTTGGGGGGATCCGGTGAGGCCGTTTGGCCGGAATCTGAGAAGGAGGAGAATATGGATGTCGGAGTGTCTCCGGCGAAGTCTATACTCGCGAAGCCTCTGAAACTGTTGACTGAAGAGGACATTTCTCAGCTCACTCGCGAAGATTGCCGCAAATTCCTCAAAGAGAAAggtccttttttcttcttctttcctcctcCGGTCTTATTGTCTTCTCCGGGAGGATCTTGGtctcggattttttttttggtgcttgCTTTagtcaaattttgaatttctctGTTCTCTcggaggttttttttttttttctctctctctattctctccTTACGAGAATGGCGGCTGACACGTGTCGAAACAGGAATGCGCAGGCCTTCGTGGAACAAATCTCAAGCGATCCAGCAAGTTTTATCACTTAAAGCTCTCTATGAGCCCGGCGACGATTCCGGCGCCGGAATCCTCCGTAAGATCCTCGTTTCTCAGCCGCCAAATCCGCCTCCTGTGAGCTTTCTATTTNTTTTTATTCTAATTTGATGTTCACTTACTTCAATTTTGCTTCCTTGTTTCGCTTAGAATCGTTACTTAGTTGGTGCTGATTTAGGGGATATTGTGTGTTGCTCTGTGTGTACTTGTGGATCCTTAGGTCACAGAAACGTCAACTGAGCTAAGCAACGAGCTCGAACCTTGTGGCAAGAATCCTTTTCAGGAAGATGAAGGTCCCTGCCATAGAAGGGATTCTCCAAGATCAGCTGAGTTTTCTGGTGGTTCTCCTCATTATGCAGTTGAGAAAGATAGCTTAAAGACAGTTTCCCCCAGGTTTACATTTTGCTCTATAATGCTCTTTGAATGTTGTTTAATCACAAGAGAATAGCTATAATCGTTTTGTGATCTTAGGAGGAAGTATTTGGTTTTGATATCACACCCTTGGGAATAGAAAGTTTTCTATATAGATCATGTCTATGATGGTGGATTGGTCAGAGTCAGTGATTAGGTTAAAAGAGTCAGATAGAGGCTTTATCCTGCATCTGTTGTAGTTGGTGTTTTCAGATCTCCTTGGTTTTGTTCTactcttctgttttgtttttttctagtgAAAGGACTATCAATAGGGGGATTGGTATGACATGATGTGATCATTGCTAGTCAACAAATACTTACCCCATTGGTCATTATGATTTGTGAATTCTGCAATGATTTCTTTTTAGTAACAAGAGTTTCTGTGGTAGTCAATGTACGGAAGTTGTTGCCATTATGTGTTACTTGTTATACAAACGAAATACTACTTCAAAAAAGTTGTTTTAAACACTTGTATCTAATGTTGCATCAGAAGCCCGGCTGAAACAAGTCCTCTGGTTGGACAAATGACGATATTCTATAGTGGGAAAGTGAATGTATATGATGGAGTACCACCTGAAAAGGTAAATGGACAACATTATTCTGTCCAGCCTGAAAAGGAATAAACTTTGATGGCATGTTTTTGATGATGCATCCTGTACATTGGTTTGCAGGCGCGGTCTATCATGCACTTTGCAGCCAATCCAATTGATTTGCctgaaaatggtatttttgcTTCTAGTAGAATGATTTCGAAGCCCATGAGTAAAGGTAAGCTTTTGCTAAAGTGTCTAATCCGCTTTTTAGTTAACAGATAGATGATTTCACACttaaaatgattttgttttgtatgatcTAATTGCAAAATGTGAATGGAACTGCATCTCAAGCTTTTCTTAAAGTTAGAGTAgatctttttctatatatgtatatttttttttacaaacatgGCTTTCATTTTGTCCAAATTTGGCATGGTCAAGTAAAAGAAGCATCTCTAAATGCTGCATGGTGATGCTACGCATACTAGCTTGTGTAGAAGAATATGCAGATGCTCTTGTgcctttttgtgattttgatttcgGATGATCAATCTTGTTCAAAAGCATCTGAAATTCTGATCTGGTTTTGCAGAGAAGATGGTTGAGCTTCCCCAATATGGTCTTGAAAAGGCAACTGCTTCTCGTGATTCTGGTACAAAGTTACAAACTGTGCTCACTTACCTTATAAAGATATAGAAACCTGTTATATTAATGATGCTTAAAACACCTGGGAGCGCTTAAAACATCTGAGAAGGAAATTTGGTCTACCTCTTCACCTCTACATGCAATGCTAGTAGTGTTTACTCAAGGCAGATAAACTTTCTTGCTTGTTCTGTGTGATGTATGACCTGAAATTTCTGTTAATTTAACAATCAATTGCTGGTGTTTTGTTGGTCTTTTTGAAGATGTGGAGGGTCAGGCGAACAGAAAAGTGTCATTGCAAAGATATCTTGATAAGCGAAAGGACAGGTGCGTTAAAGAAACAATCGTTGTTGCAATAATGTCGTGTACACACTTGCGCTTAATCCCAAAAATGGCTGAATAATGATAAACCTTTCTTTCTGAGCAGAAGATTCTCTAAAACCAAAAAGGCTCCAGGAGTTGCATCATATAGCTTGGAGATGTTTCTGAATCGTCAGCCACGGATGAGCGCTGTATATTCACAAAACCTTAGCGGCACAGGGCTTCGCGAGTCACCTGAAAATCAGACAAAAAGTTCCAATCTCTCAGTTGATTTAAACAGCGATCTTAACTGTGAAGGTATGAAATAAATAGCATTGGTTTGAATGGTTCCCAGTGGTTTCCCCTCAAAACATACTTCTCGCTTGTTTTATAGATCTTTAACAAAAAACTGGAGGTGAGATTCCGTCCGGGTCACAAGGCGAGCTGTAAAGCTCAATACTGTTCTTTTGTGAAATTGCCAAGTACAAAAAAGCAAACAGTGAATGTTCTCGTTCATTGTGGAAGAAACATTGGCTTTAAGAGTGAGCTGGATCAGtgtctggtttttttttttacggctTGTGTATcccatcttttttggtatgtaGTTTTGGAGTAGGTTAGAGACGAGAGGAGAATGTGGCGGTTTGTATTATGTAAATGCTGTCTTATATAATGAGAGAGACCTTATTGATGATGATACCAATCTTGAGGTTCTTCTAATCAACACAAACTTCTTTGTGATGTGTAATGagataattaatttgtttatttttaaaacatgcgAGATCAACACAACTGTTTTTTGATTTATAAATGATCGGAAAGGCATCTCTCTGGTTGACCGATAAAATACGGGTAGTTTCGTCTTTTTactttgagattttattattttatcctTGTTTTGAAAACGATATCCTGAATTGAGTAATCTCATCGCGTGGTTTTGAAGACGAAGGGGGCATAGCGGAGAAGACGATGGGCGAAGCGGTGAAGGTATGTTTCTATCTTCCTCTCTTCTGCTTTCTGATTTGGTTATGAGGATCGATAGTTTCCAATTTCTTGTACGCAATCATGAATCGCCGATTGTTTTCCGTTAGTTTCGGGTTTGTAATTCGATTCGTTTCGCCGATTTccgaatcatcatcatcagtataGGCATCATCTCGGGTTTTGCAATGGATGATGATTTCTCCAATTGTTGAAGTTTTATCATTGTTaaaatatcagattttgtaatGTGTTTTTCGAACATGTTTTTCCCCATTtggatgtgttttttttgggattattaccataaaccaaaaatgatgtcttgttgttgtgtgttaTTGCTCAGGATGGAAGAGAAGAAGTGATTCAGGCATGGTACATGGATGATAGCGAAGAGGATCAGAGACTTCCTCACCACAAAGATCCTAAGGAGTTCGTATCTCTGGACAAACTTGCAGGTGTGCGTCTCGTCGATATTAAATGTTGTGCTCTCTGTAAAGCTTCCTATTGTCTTGTCTTTTTTTAACATGTAATTTTTGAGTGCAGAGCTGGGAGTACTTAGCTGGAGACTTGATGCTGATAACTATGAAACTGATGAGGATTTGAAAAAGATCCGCCAATCTCGCGGTTACTCTTACACGGTTTGTGCCCTTCATATGATGATTGTCTTCTCACGTTTTTGTTTGCTACCCCATTATAAGACTTGAATGCtagatttttttacttttgaccAAGTCTTTGTTCTAACTCTCTGAGGGTTTTACTCAATTGTAAACACTTAACTGGAATGGAACTGTTTATGAAAATCAGTTTCTGGTTTGCAAACATTTTAATGTGTTACAAGTCTTGGTTTGATTATGACAGAATAGTGTTTAAATTCCAGGACTTTTGTGAGGTATGCCCGGCAAAGCTTCCAAACTACGAAGCAAAAGTGAAGAGCTTTTTCGAAGAACATTTGCACACTGATGAAGAGATCCGTTACTGCGTTGGAGGAAGTGGTAGGTACTTTGTATTGGCtgctttacttttaaaattattcgaTCTACTGTATGCATATAGTTGTCAATGTTGTTTTCCTTGGAAAAAGGATACTTTGATGTGAGGGACCGCAATGAAGCTTGGATTAGAGTATGGGTAAAGAAGGGGGGTATGATTGTTTTACCCGCTGGAATATATCATCGCTTCACCGTGGACTCAGAAAACTATATCAAGGTTCAGTATCAGCTTCTCTTAGTCTATTTTAT
It encodes the following:
- the LOC104723710 gene encoding protein TIFY 4B-like isoform X2, coding for MDVGVSPAKSILAKPLKLLTEEDISQLTREDCRKFLKEKGMRRPSWNKSQAIQQVLSLKALYEPGDDSGAGILRKILVSQPPNPPPVTETSTELSNELEPCGKNPFQEDEGPCHRRDSPRSAEFSGGSPHYAVEKDSLKTVSPSPAETSPLVGQMTIFYSGKVNVYDGVPPEKARSIMHFAANPIDLPENGIFASSRMISKPMSKEKMVELPQYGLEKATASRDSDVEGQANRKVSLQRYLDKRKDRRFSKTKKAPGVASYSLEMFLNRQPRMSAVYSQNLSGTGLRESPENQTKSSNLSVDLNSDLNCEDL
- the LOC104723710 gene encoding protein TIFY 4B-like isoform X1, yielding MDVGVSPAKSILAKPLKLLTEEDISQLTREDCRKFLKEKGMRRPSWNKSQAIQQVLSLKALYEPGDDSGAGILRKILVSQPPNPPPVTETSTELSNELEPCGKNPFQEDEGPCHRRDSPRSAEFSGGSPHYAVEKDSLKTVSPRSPAETSPLVGQMTIFYSGKVNVYDGVPPEKARSIMHFAANPIDLPENGIFASSRMISKPMSKEKMVELPQYGLEKATASRDSDVEGQANRKVSLQRYLDKRKDRRFSKTKKAPGVASYSLEMFLNRQPRMSAVYSQNLSGTGLRESPENQTKSSNLSVDLNSDLNCEDL
- the LOC104723711 gene encoding 1,2-dihydroxy-3-keto-5-methylthiopentene dioxygenase 2, encoding MGEAVKDGREEVIQAWYMDDSEEDQRLPHHKDPKEFVSLDKLAELGVLSWRLDADNYETDEDLKKIRQSRGYSYTDFCEVCPAKLPNYEAKVKSFFEEHLHTDEEIRYCVGGSGYFDVRDRNEAWIRVWVKKGGMIVLPAGIYHRFTVDSENYIKAMRLFVGEPVWTPYNRPHDHLPARKEYVDNFVINASA